In Danio rerio strain Tuebingen ecotype United States chromosome 9, GRCz12tu, whole genome shotgun sequence, the genomic window GAGAGATCAGAAAATGGCTGTACAACATCGCTTTccttccaacctgatagagcttgagaggtactgcaaagaggaatgggcagcAATTCTTTAAGACAGATGTGCCAAGCTTCTGGCATCGTATtcaaggtgcatcaacaaagtattgagcaaagacaggttttcaggttttttattttgaatacatttgcaacaatttcaacaacaaaaaaaaatcacatattcattatggggtattgtgtgtagaatgttaaggaaaataaataagtttaatcCATTTCggaataaggttgtaacataaaAGCTCTATGAATACTTCTCCAGATGCACTGTGTAGTACTCCCTGCATAATTATGTAggattaaaatgtataattcaaTCAAGAAAATCATACATCAAGTAACatggattattttatttttttgttttttatagttaAATCAAAATTATGACTAAGCACATAATTTTATTTCTCAGACTTTGTTCTCAAAGTCTTTATACATttcttcacatttttttattttattttatactaatAAACTATTCTTAAAttactcaaaaaatataataaataatgcatcaAATAACAGTCACTATATAGTCTGCCTTGCATCATTATGTGTGATTAAAGCTAACaattattttatgattaagaaaaatatattatgatattGCATTATGTCAAGGTATTTCCTAGTATATTACATTAATTTGTATGGCTTAGGTGTAATTCGTACATAAAAAGTGttaatttttaatacttttagagCAAAAAGCTGAACATACAGAACCAGATCTCATGCTTTCATTTTGGTTACATATTCAGTCCACATTGAAGCACAAGATCTTGGTAATAtgtacagaaaaacaaaatggtTTATTCTGtccttttttttagatttagttttgCTTTAAACTGTACAAGGTACAAGCCAGCCATGTACCATGTTGCTAAAATGAAGAAGGATTTTGaacggatatatatatatatatatatatatatatatatatatatatatatatatatatatatatatatatatatatatatatatatatataatattttgaaaattattttaattttgcatACTTATGAAATTGCAAAagctttgtttattattatttattatattagatttttaaagtGTTTCCTGATGCTTTTTTATGGTATTGTGGGGTGTTGATGTACCATTTTTATTCTGCATTACATCTACtgtgatgttttgaatgaaaaaaaaataaaataatgaaaactgaattaaactgatCTTTGAAAATAAACTTACTTGAGAAAGTCACATGAAACCCATTCAATTTGTAATATTGTCTGTCAGTGTGTTATCAAAGGTATGATGAAGGTATGACAGCAGAGTTTGCTACCAATACTGCAAATGTTTTCTCTGTACGATATAAATGAGTCTGTGCTGAAATTTCCCTCTTTCATAGTAATATCTAAATGTATCttaacaatttaaatatataaatacaaagcaAATGTACCCATGTACAGTCCATACAGTACAGAATATGCAGGTgagcgcaaaaaaaaaaataaataaaaaaaaaataacatttagagCTCTGCTTCTATTTACAGCTCTGTCACTCGGTTCTTGTGTTTTCATCATCCCTCTATCAGATATTGCGAAATACTGAGGGAAAccaataaagagaaagtaaagagaaaTAAAATAGACTTCCTTCCCGGTGTTGAGTTGCACAATCCCCTTCAGATTGTAGTAAACAAGACAATTTTCTTGGTTTCATTATCACTGCGATCACACAACAACATTAATCACGTGCAAAAGAGACAAATAATGCTTCAGGAACTCATTATGGGAGTATGTTGTTGATTAAGAAGGTATCAGACTGGAGCCACACATTCACTGACTCACCACTAAGATTAAATGGAATCCATCCTgcattttctgctctgaacataTAAAAATATGTGAAATTGTGAGATTAGGTTTTGAAAGAGTAATATTTACTgttgcttatttattcatttaatttttcctTTGTTGTGAACAATGATAAAAAATGAATTGTATTGACCACAAATTTGTAAACGATACTGTACTCttttaggcaaaaaaattaaaataataatccaTCAGTTCATAATGTACAATGACAAATTTTAATGTTGGAGAAAGCATTACTTGAATGCTTAAAAAAGTTGCATGAGTAAACTTAAGGTGAAgtgggaaagaaagaaagaaagaaaacaaatggTTTCTTGCATGTTTTAAAACACTGTTAGCATGAATTAAAATGTCAGTagtagctatatttttttctgttaaaaatgtgtctagcataaattagcatgctgcTTACATCAGTGGTTCCCATCCCTGTACCGGTCCATGGATCAATTAGTACAAGGGCACACAAGAAATCATAAATAATTTCTGTTTTacttattatctgagtctgagggatcttttattttgaaaaatattttattttgaaaaatagccatattttttttattatatctcggtcacttgagcgccaaaatgacccacaagctagcaaaatgagtaagaaacagacgtctttgaaaagtttctttgcGAAGAGGAAAAGGCTCAGTGAAGGACtagcaaactgccaaggaatggatccgcatcCCAGTTGAAAGCATTAGAATGCAGCAAGTGCAACGCAAGTCACGTGACTGATCAGCTTcctactttgtatggaatatatttCGGTAGTTTATTTatcacagacaaacacagagcacccaaACACTACAGCACTTTTTAATTTCTCCATaagtaaaacttgtatcagagttgcagcaatgttctGTCAGCTTTCATCCTTTGAGAAAACGGTTGTTGGTCGCCTAGCAATCTACAAAGGAAAGGTGATGAAGAAGATAAAGATTAAGGTCGTACTCacattaggtacagttgcctcgaaccgggccaaaggacgcttgtcccccctcccgtctcccccgacggcccacactcacaccACAAGCGGGcatcggcacgcttacgtcatcgctgctgtactgttcagtgagaagcgctctcattCAGCAGtgcagtggagatttctctagttacatcgtttcagtcgtttgatatgcagtgacatgcagtcaaatatttcgccaaacagtccttagggatccggtgacacgcagtcagatatttcgccgaacagatccgccacttttggcgctcataaacaatcataaatccctcgtgctgcaggaatgaggaagtttgctgaagccgcgcagctttcgtgctgtgaggagttcttgtctttaataaactacggcagtttgcgttcactgaacagtaagaatgattaataaatccatatgaaaccccttaaaagtcacgtctcgctttcagtttcgggctttggtgcgttttgcactcacacacaagtgtaccgtgccaaagcccaagtgaaccacgctcaggcacacctctacctcttccaaccgggccagggccggccaagtgaaccgtgcttgagcccgattcagcgcactcacacttctcaaacgatccgggaaacgggcctgggcaccgtacggatggcatagtgtgagtaggccctaagaagACCAACTATAAAACCATTCACACCAAGACTGTGAACTATAAAGATCACACATACATCAGAGGTATTTGATAAGCATGTTTACAGTACATTTGAAAGACATCTGCAAGGCATCAAATAGACATCTTCTGTTGGATATTAAATAGACCCTTACCAGACCTCCAAGTTTTTAACGATTTTTTTCTGATAAAAGTCACTTATTTTGTGTTGGCAATTCCCAGAAATTGGCAGagaattttgtaataaaaaaattttattaaatatatttcccCAGTTTACCCCCCCTCCCAATTGCTGTTTaatagagatttttttcaacacatttctaaacataatagttttattaacttattgCTTATAAAACTAATAActaattttatctttgtcatgatgactaaataatatttgactagatattgtgcaaaacacttttatacagcttaaagtaattaactatattaattaggttaactaggcaggatagggtaattaggcaagttattgtataacgatggtttgttctgtagactatcaaataaattcgcaaaaaaataatttaaattatgtcTTTCAATTTGGTCATGCCCAGCGGCTGTCATCCTTGAACCAATGTCTATCATTGTAAGGTGCTTGTAATGTAATTAGAAACTCGAATACATCACGTGCGATGGGTATGCAacgtctataagtcatgtaaaacaattaattgtaaactgaaataaatatattttgattatatggCTTAGAATTCGATGTTGTATGAGgttatttacatattttgcaatttttattttgcttttttttatatgtttttgcaattacaaaaacagatcaaaaatgcaaatcaatttgaAGACAGTCCTATTATcgatttttgatgtgtttttgacgCAAATGTtggatgtcaatttgatgtcatttttacATCAAagtagtttacatgcattttaGGGATACAACATTTAGAGTAAATTTGTAACTTGGAAGCTTTCAGATGAATTCAAATATGTTGGTGGTCAATAGAGCATCAATTTGTGGATGTCAAAAAGATTTTAAGGCTTTAGAATCAAACTAATTTgcagtttttgcattttttttaagccAATTTAATTTGGTTTTGACATATAAGTGCACATTTGGATAAACACAATATCTTTGTGTTATCGATCTCATGCCAGTGTTTAGGCATACCGCTCCCACTAACAGTGAACataacgttttgatttagtggctaattcattttaatactattttagtACATTTCAATTTGTTCATCCCCCAttaaaggttgggtttaggtacgGGGTTCAGAGACATAACTttaaaatttatacatttatacaaagaAGATTATATGAATGTGTACAGGTTAGCCACTTtctgacaatacataaaatagttacttgtatgttttctcgtgagactGGGCTGGAATAATCATTAAGCCAAAATATTATACAAACACAGTTAATGATAGGTAATTTCTCTGGAAATCTGTGGGCGCAGACTTCATGACTCTGCTTATGACTTCTGGAGAGTCTTAACAACAATTCCACGGAGCTGTTTGAAGGAAGAACATTCCAATGTTGATAAAACTGGAATTTTGAAAAGGTTAGCGGTACGTGATGAGGTGATAATGGCTTTAGTGAATGGCTGGATGTAGTTGTGGGTCATCTGTTGTAACCGGTTTGGAGAAGTATGAGAGGTCAGAGTCTGGACCCAACCCCACCGGAAACGGAAAACATTCTCACTTCTCCCCGTCAGGCTTGGGAAAGAGCCACAGGCCAAGCGTAAACAAGCAGGAAAGAAGCGAAACCGCCACAGAAGAAGAAAGAAGCCACATTCCTTGACTTGTCTAAGCAAGGAGACAGAAAGCGAGCACGAGTTTGTGAGTGAGAACTGGCTAATTcccacatatttgtttttttttcaaagagtTTCCTGTAAACTCCTAGACAGTCAACATGTTTGTGATGAGCCAGGGAATGCATGAGAAACACATGGGGCTGTGAGCTGTCATATAATTTCTTGTGAATTCGTGACTCACAGACACTCCCTTATCATCTTGATTGACTTCAGatgcctaattttttttttcttgtcctgGCTTTAACTGTTTTACACCCATCATTCTGTGTTGTTttttgtggttgtttttttttgcagctggTTATCTTTATGTTTAGGAGAGAGTGGGGTAGGATCAGAGCTGTGTCACCCCTAATCTAGCAAATGCTGCATAATATTTATAACATGAGTATATATTTGGAAAGGTACAGTCATATACAGCTGCCTGCAACTGGAAGGgagttttattttaacttttttttaaatcaatttcaaaCAAGGAAGCATTTCTGCAATTGATCAAAAAAGTAATTACACAGTAAGCAGTGATTTTGTGAAATACTACTGGaattatggatatatatatatatatatatatatatatatatatatatatatatatatatatatatatatatatatatatatatatatatatatatccataatatatatatatatacatacatatggaTGTCTGATGACAAATCTCAATGTCAAATATCCCtgagtcatatatatatatatatatatatatatatatatatatatatatatatatatatatatatatatatatatatgtatatatataaatatatatatatatatatatatatatatatatatatatatatatatatatatatatatatatatatatatatatatatatatatatatatgaatcagGGATATTTGACATTGAGATTTGTCATCAGACAtccatatgtatgtatatatatatatatatatatatatatatatatatatatatatatatatatacacacacacacacacacacacacacacacacacacacacacatatatatatatatatatatatatatatatatatatacatacatacacacatatatatacacatacacacacacatatatatatatatatatatatatatatatatatatatatatatacatacatacatatatatacatacacacacacacacacacacacacacacacacacacacacacacacacacacacatatatatatatatatatatatatatatatatatatatatatatatatatatatatatatatatccctgacTAAAACAACAGAATGAGCAAGAAATGTATAATTTCAAAAGCCATGCTTGAGCTATTCGTCAGTgtatgaaaaatataatttaaaatacattaattcaTATGTTTTCATtgcatatattcattcatatacatttttttaaatgatagaaGTTAAAAtgggggcaacgcagtggcacaataggtagtgctgtggccttaCAGctagaagatcgctggttcgagcctcagctgggtcagttggcatgtctgtgtggagtttacatttcctccctgcgtttgcattggtttcctctgggtactccgatttcccccacagtccaaagacatgcggtacaggtgaattgggttggctaagtTGTCCATAGTGAAAGAGtgcgcatgagtgtgtgtggatgtttcccagtgatgggttgcggctgaaagggcatctgctgcataaaacatatgctggataatttggcggttcattccgccatgGCATATTAACACTGTGTTCCATTTTAAAGGGCTCATTTCTATACCCTACTCGCTTTGGAGGGTCTCTTTAAAGGGATTATGGCATTGGAACAAGCACCTCCAAATTAAACGCAGTGTGTGACGTGACACCAAGCTTACATGACAAAAAATGTGTGGTCCAAAGTGTAAATCAATTCATGTTCATACCTGAAGTTTTGGAGTAGTCTCAGAATCTACATTAAATGTGAATcttttaattaaacacaaagtAAAGAAATCCCCACTGACCTtaatctctgatttatcaggggtcgccacagcagaatgaaccacatatctttggattgtgggagaaaTCAGAGCActaggaagaaacccatgcaaacacgggtagaacatgcaaactccacacagaaatgcctccgTGCCCAGCCGGGACTCTAACCAGTcaccttgctgtaaggcgatagtgctaacaactgagcgaCCATTCAGGCTAAATAAATCCTTAATTGTATAAAAATCCCTGCATGctttaaatattcaaaaacagCGTATACTGTACATTTTCAATCCCTTCCCATGTTGTTCGCAACACACCTTTAACATTCTATTTGGTTTATCTTTTGCTTTAATCTTCTTTTTCTATAGTTTCTACAATGCAAAAGTATATTTGTTGCATCTTCTGGTTACTTTACATTCCATACATTCATCTGATTTACTGTTACTTATTAAAAAGTGCTCAAATCTCAGCCTGGTTAAAACCTCCCTTCTATTTCTTCTATTCACACCCTGTGCTTTATTATGCTTCTGTATAATATGATATTTCCCTCCACTATGGGGTATAtgtcgaagcatgctaataggacttttaatttgccagtaacctgggttaagcgcttccggcgaattgaatgccaatgcaaaatccggtgcgtttaaggttggttttttttaaaaatcagcgatctccactagctgagtgatatccgatttaaagtgggtctcagattgtacaagaagcactgcattaaattacatttcccccgccatgtctttataatatgagcatttattttaccccattatattcaatggagcttctgcattagcctgccgattctgataaccgtataaaatggaaaaaagttcacaataacaggtcaccggaagtgtatcagcatgggaacagcactagctcggcatataccctattaactCCAGTCTCGCCTCCAGCTCTCTCGTCAGTCCTCATGTGGGTGTGGCACACAGGTGTCACTCATTAACACTGGGACCTATTAATATGAATCAGTAAAGAGGGCACACGCTGTTGATGGATTAAGCAGAACCATGTTTACTCTTAGTGTTGTCTTTGCTTGTAAGTTAATGAATTGAAAATAGCTGATGTGAAAGCAATGTTTTGTGCTTAAATTTTGTACGTGTGTGAGGTTAGCAGTGCAAAAGTGTCCTAatcattttacttttgtttttgtcttctaGTAGTGCTTTTGAGCTGCAGCCAGCTGATATCTGCAGGTGCTGTGAATTACCTTTTGATATTGGATAGTGAATGTTTCCTAGTTTTCTCCCCATATGAATTACTCTCTTGATGTTGTCactaatttaaattagtttacactttatttaaattttttgtgcattttgtcaAAAAATGGCAGCTCTGTTCTGAATGCTAAACTTGTTGATTTTTCGCTCAAACTGATTTGCGGAATTTAATTTGTGGAATACATGGAGTAGACAAAAGGGAAATGTATCTGCTCCAAACTAATTCAAAGCTTGTAACTCAATCCCAAGAGAAGCGTACTTGTTTGAAGTGACTTGATGCCTTAAAgtctgctttttttcttttcttttttttttttttacaggcacTGTAGTTACGTGTATAGATTCTGAACTTTATCTCAGCTGCGGTAAGATGTGGTCCTAATCGATTAAAGTTGCTGTATATTTGCTATTTAATGGTTCCTTAACCAACAAAgttttaattttataaggttgttgtgtttattttttttagatgttggtGTGATCTTCGTGAAGTCTGTGACACTAGGATCACAAAGCACTCGTTATTGTGGACCTGCAAAACCACAAAATGAAATTAGGTGTTTTGCAATTCCAGTTCCAGCAGTCGCTAAATGGTAAGGGTCTTTCATTGTTCTAGAGCAGGAGTGCTCGATCCTGTTCCTGGAgttctaccttcctgcagatttcagttgctacccatatcaaacatacctgaaccaattaattaggacctgaacactacTTGAtagttacaggcaggtgtgtttgatatgggttgcaactgaaatctgcaggaaggtagatctccaggaacaggattgagcacccttGTTCTAAAGgctctagatcagtggtcaccaaacttgttcctggagggccggtgtcctgcagattttagctccaaccctaatcaaatacacctgaataagctaatcaaggttttactAAGTATACTAGAAACACCCagccaggtgtgttgaggcaagttggagctaaaccctgcagggacaccagccctccaggaccgagattggtgagcCCTGCTCTAGATTATAGGTATGGACCATTTCAGTGTGGTCATGTCATGGACACATGAACATTTCCTTATCAAACAATTTCATAACTAACAAGAATTAATTCGATCAAAACGTAATGTTAAAACCGCTATTATAACATTTGTCAatgtgtggctctttttggattctcagaagctatagaaatgaaTGTAAACCATGAAGTATGTACGGAccattattgtttacatcccttaaaatggtCTGTAGTTGAGTCTCTCATGCTTGCTTTTGAGTATATGCTTCTTATCCTCAAACAGGTGTAACGGACGGGAAGAGTGTGACGTAGACAAGCAACAAGTTATTGGAGAAGATCCCTGTTTTAACCCCTACACGTACTACACTACCACCTACACTTGTGTCCCAGGAAGTATGAATTGTTTTTCTGTCTTCCAGTTCTTTTTCCTTTGTTCAAACTTGTAACCTTCCTCAATGTCTTTCAGAAACGAGTGTAACTTGTGAAGGCAAAAATAGTGAATTGAAGTGTGGTGAGCTGTATTTTCAATCCTCATTGCATCAATATCGGGtcatgttttggttttaaaagtcTTAACACTTTCTCCATAGCACGTGGTAAGCTTAAGGTAATTGCTGCAAACTATGGACGTACTGATGATTTCACTTGCTTGGAAAGACGTCCAATCAAAAAGCGCATAAATACAAAATGCTTTGCACCGAACTCACTGGATCTTGTGCAACAAAGGTATTAAGCAAATGGCTGCTTATTTTGCGTTCATATTATTTTGCATTCACTTGAATGCCATGTAATACCATCAAATTCTGCGTAGGCTGTTAAGGTAATGTTCTAGTAACATTCTAATGGAACCATTTtggaagtttttatttttttgtactagTCAAAAATCCAGAGTAGTGTGTAGTGATATCCAgggttttacatttaaaacttgGCACTTGCTGAATGCGAGTTAATATTAGCAGTGTTATGACTACCTTTTTTTACTCAACACTTTTTAAGGGTttataatgttgttttaattcagtagtcaccaaacttgttcctggagagccggtgccctacagattttagctccaaccctaatcaaaaacacctgaacatgctaatcaaggTCCTGCTAGGAATACTTTAAACACTAGACcactgtgttgaggcaagttggagctaaactctgcagggacaccggccctccaggagtgagattgatgacccctgttTTAATTGGTATGGGTCAGGACATGGGATCTGAACTAATTGATGGGTCCATTTTATAAGCATTCACATACTAAAATCATATCTTTAATGGCATCCTTTTAATCTGATTTGTAGTTGCGAAGGGAAAAGAAGCTGCACAGTATCCGCCTCCAATGATGTTTTCTCTGATCCATGTGTCGGCACACGCAAGTACCTGTGGATCTCCTATAAC contains:
- the si:dkey-90l23.2 gene encoding uncharacterized protein isoform X1; the protein is MFTLSVVFALVLLSCSQLISAGTVVTCIDSELYLSCDVGVIFVKSVTLGSQSTRYCGPAKPQNEIRCFAIPVPAVAKWCNGREECDVDKQQVIGEDPCFNPYTYYTTTYTCVPGKTSVTCEGKNSELKCVAKGKEAAQYPPPMMFSLIHVSAHASTCGSPITVHNCG
- the si:dkey-90l23.2 gene encoding uncharacterized protein LOC327034 isoform 2 precursor (isoform 2 precursor is encoded by transcript variant 2), with protein sequence MFTLSVVFALVLLSCSQLISAGTVVTCIDSELYLSCDVGVIFVKSVTLGSQSTRYCGPAKPQNEIRCFAIPVPAVAKWCNGREECDVDKQQVIGEDPCFNPYTYYTTTYTCVPGKTSVTCEGKNSELKCARGKLKVIAANYGRTDDFTCLERRPIKKRINTKCFAPNSLDLVQQSCEGKRSCTVSASNDVFSDPCVGTRKYLWISYNCS
- the si:dkey-90l23.2 gene encoding uncharacterized protein isoform X2; the protein is MFTLSVVFALVLLSCSQLISAGTVVTCIDSELYLSCDVGVIFVKSVTLGSQSTRYCGPAKPQNEIRCFAIPVPAVAKWCNGREECDVDKQQVIGEDPCFNPYTYYTTTYTCVPGIAKGKEAAQYPPPMMFSLIHVSAHASTCGSPITVHNCG